In a genomic window of Vigna angularis cultivar LongXiaoDou No.4 chromosome 6, ASM1680809v1, whole genome shotgun sequence:
- the LOC108341768 gene encoding probable aspartic proteinase GIP2, with protein MSSSFAIHFFLVSISLFSVCSLSASHVPNTKPQPFILPIKKDPATNLFYTSVGVGTPRHNFDLTIDLAGENLWYDCNTHYNSSSYRPIACGSKQCPDVGCVGCNGPFKPGCTNNTCPANTVNPLAKFLFGGGLAEDFIFLVQQKVSGLLSSCIDTDSFPSFTNDESPLHGLPKNSRGIIGLSKSQLALPIQLASANKLPSKFSLCLPSSNHQGFTNLLVGAGEYPLGISKFLQTTPLIVNPISTGPISVEGVASKEYFIDVKAVKIDGHVVNLKPSLLSIDNKGNGGTKISTMSPFTELQTSVYKPFIRDFLKKASDRRLKKVAAVAPFEACFDSTSIGNSATGLVVPTIDLVLEGGVQWSIHGGNSMVMAKKNVACLAFVDGGTEPVMSFVKASIVVGGYQLQDNYVVFDVASSKLSFSSSLLLHNATCSHS; from the coding sequence ATGTCTTCCTCTTTTGCCATCCATTTCTTCCTAGTCTCAATATCCCTTTTCTCAGTTTGCTCCTTATCTGCATCTCATGTCCCCAACACCAAACCACAACCCTTTATCCTTCCCATAAAGAAAGACCCTGCAACTAATCTATTCTACACTTCAGTTGGCGTAGGAACTCCTAGACACAACTTTGATCTCACCATTGATCTTGCTGGAGAAAACCTATGGTATGACTGTAACACTCATTACAACTCTTCTTCCTACCGCCCTATAGCCTGTGGTTCCAAGCAATGCCCCGACGTTGGATGTGTTGGCTGCAATGGCCCCTTCAAACCAGGTTGCACAAACAACACATGTCCTGCTAACACAGTCAATCCACTAGCAAAATTCCTTTTCGGTGGTGGCTTAGCTGAGGATTTCATATTTCTTGTTCAACAGAAAGTGTCTGGCTTGCTTTCTAGCTGTATTGACACCGATTCATTCCCATCCTTCACCAATGACGAGTCACCTCTACATGGCTTACCCAAAAACAGCAGAGGAATTATAGGCCTTTCAAAGTCGCAGCTTGCATTACCAATTCAGCTTGCATCCGCTAATAAGCTTCCTTCCAAGTTTTCTCTCTGTTTACCCTCTTCAAACCACCAAGGTTTCACCAACTTGCTTGTTGGAGCTGGAGAATATCCTCTGGGAATATCCAAGTTTCTCCAAACCACCCCTCTCATTGTGAACCCCATTTCCACAGGTCCTATATCTGTGGAAGGTGTTGCCTCCAAGGAATACTTCATTGACGTTAAAGCAGTTAAGATTGACGGCCATGTTGTGAACCTAAAGCCTTCCCTTTTGTCTATTGACAACAAGGGAAACGGGGGCACCAAGATCAGTACCATGAGTCCTTTCACCGAATTACAGACCTCTGTCTACAAGCCTTTCATACGAGATTTCCTCAAGAAAGCCTCGGACAGAAGATTAAAGAAAGTGGCAGCAGTGGCACCATTTGAGGCATGTTTTGATTCAACCAGCATTGGTAATTCTGCAACAGGACTAGTTGTGCCAACTATTGATCTAGTGCTGGAAGGGGGAGTACAGTGGAGTATTCATGGAGGCAATTCGATGGTTATGGCGAAGAAAAATGTTGCATGTCTGGCATTTGTTGATGGAGGGACAGAACCCGTAATGTCTTTTGTGAAAGCTTCAATTGTTGTCGGTGGATATCAGTTGCAGGATAACTATGTGGTGTTTGACGTGGCTTCCTCCAAATTAAGCTTCAGTTCTTCGCTTTTGCTCCACAATGCCACGTGTTCTCACTCTTGA
- the LOC108342275 gene encoding probable aspartic proteinase GIP2, with protein sequence MASSFPIHFFLISIPLFSVCCLSASHAPNTKPHPFILPIKKDPATNLFYTSVGVGTPRHNFDLTIDLAGENLWYDCNTHYNSSSYRPIACGSKQCPDVACLGCNGPFKPGCTNNTCPANTVNPLAKYLFGGGLAKDIIFIDQHKVSDLLSSCVDTDGYPSFTNDESPLNGLPKNSRGIIGLSKSQLALPIQLASANKLPSKFSLCLPSSNHQGFTNLLVGAGEYPLGISKFLQTTPLIVNPISTGPISVEGVASKEYFIDVKAVKIDGHVVNLKPSLLSIDNKGNGGTKISTMSPFTELQTSVYKPFIRDFLKKASDRRLKKVAAVAPFEACFDSTRIGSSATGLVVPTIDLVLQGGVQWTIHATNSMVMAKKNVACLAFVDGGTKPRMSVVKASIVIGGYQLQNNHLVFDVASSKLSFSSSLLLHNATCSHS encoded by the coding sequence ATGGCTTCCTCTTTTCCCATCCATTTCTTCCTAATCTCAATACCCCTTTTCTCAGTTTGTTGCTTATCTGCATCTCATGCTCCCAACACCAAACCACACCCCTTTATCCTTCCCATTAAGAAAGACCCTGCAACTAATCTGTTCTACACTTCAGTTGGCGTAGGAACTCCTAGGCACAACTTTGATCTCACCATTGATCTTGCTGGAGAAAACCTATGGTATGACTGTAACACTCATTACAACTCTTCTTCCTACCGCCCTATAGCTTGTGGCTCAAAGCAATGCCCCGACGTTGCATGTCTTGGCTGCAATGGCCCCTTCAAACCAGGTTGCACAAACAACACATGTCCTGCTAACACAGTCAATCCATTGGCAAAATACCTTTTCGGTGGTGGTTTAGCCAAGGATATCATATTCATTGATCAACACAAAGTGTCTGACTTGCTTTCTAGCTGTGTTGACACCGATGGATACCCATCCTTCACCAACGACGAGTCACCTCTAAATGGCTTACCCAAAAACAGCAGAGGAATTATAGGCCTTTCAAAGTCGCAGCTTGCATTACCAATTCAGCTTGCATCCGCTAATAAGCTTCCTTCCAAGTTTTCTCTCTGTTTACCCTCTTCAAACCACCAAGGTTTCACCAACTTGCTTGTTGGAGCTGGAGAATATCCTCTGGGAATATCCAAGTTTCTCCAAACCACCCCTCTCATTGTGAACCCCATTTCCACAGGTCCTATATCTGTGGAAGGTGTTGCCTCCAAGGAATACTTCATTGACGTTAAAGCAGTTAAGATTGACGGCCATGTTGTGAACCTAAAGCCTTCCCTTTTGTCTATTGACAACAAGGGAAATGGGGGCACCAAGATCAGTACCATGAGTCCTTTCACCGAATTACAAACCTCTGTCTACAAGCCTTTCATTCGAGATTTCCTCAAGAAAGCCTCGGACAGAAGATTAAAAAAAGTGGCCGCAGTGGCACCATTTGAGGCATGTTTTGATTCAACCAGAATTGGTAGTTCTGCAACAGGACTAGTTGTGCCAACTATTGATCTGGTGCTGCAAGGGGGAGTGCAGTGGACTATTCATGCGACGAATTCCATGGTTATGGCGAAGAAAAATGTTGCATGTCTGGCGTTTGTTGATGGAGGGACAAAGCCTCGAATGTCTGTTGTGAAAGCTTCAATTGTTATCGGTGGATATCAGTTGCAAAACAACCATTTGGTGTTTGACGTGGCTTCCTCTAAATTAAGCTTCAGTTCATCGCTTTTGCTCCACAATGCCACGTGCTCTCACTCTTGA